The DNA segment TATTGGTATTGCTTGTACCAAACGAAGACTTTACCTCAGGTAACGAAAAAGTTTCAAACCTAAAACGCTTTGCTTTTCTGCTAAAACCTCACAAAAGCATTCTTACTCAATCCCTAATAGGTGCAATACTATATACTGTTCTAGGATTATCTACATCAATATATATCCAAAAAATAACAGACTTTGTTTTAATAGATCAAAACAAAAATTTGCTAAATCTATTAAGCGTAGGGATGATAATTATTCTGTTTTTTCAAATATTTATCGGTGCATCTAAGTCGGTATTGATCCTCCGCACCGGGCAAAAGATCGATGCGCAATTGATACTTGGATATTATAAGCACCTGTTGAAATTACCTCAACGCTTTTTTTGACACCATGCGGGTCGGAGAAATAATTTCGAGAATCAACGATGCGGTAAAGATTAGGGCTTTTATTAATGATACAGCAGTATCGCTTATTGTAAACGCATTTATCATTATTTTCTCTTATACTTTAATGTTTATGTATAGTTGGAAACTTGCCCTCATCATGTCGTTAATCTTGCCTTTTTATGCTATCACATATGCTATAACCAATGCGCTAAATAAAAAATGGGAAAGAAAACTGATGGAGAGTTCCGCCGATTTGGAAAGTCAGTTGGTTGAATCGTTAAACTCGGTAAAAACCATCAAGCAATTTGGGTTAGAGGGTTTTGCCAATATCAAAACCGAAACACGTTTTATCTCATTATTACAAACGGTATATAAATCCAGAATAAACTCGCTATTCTCGGGTAATTCATCCGAATTTATCAGCAGGTTATTTACTATTATCCTTCTTTGGTCAGGATCATATTTTGTTATCGATCAGGAAATACCCCCGGGCGAACTCCTTTCGTTCTATGCACTTATCGGCTATCTCACCGGCCCCGCAAGTTCATTAATAGGCACGAACAAAACTATTCAAAATGCCTTGATCGCAGCCGATCGTTTGTTTGAGATAATGGATCTGGAAAGGGAAGACGAAAGCAATAAAATTGAACTAAAGCCTGACTTAATCGGAGATATAAGCTTCAACAATATTAAGTTTAGTTATGGCACACGGGTTGAGGTATTCAACAACTTTGACCTAAAAATTAAAAAAGGACAACTTACCGCTATAATTGGTGAAAGCGGTTCTGGAAAGACCACCTTGGCTTCCTTACTACAAAACCTCTATCCTTTAAACGAAGGTAAAATTTGCATTGGGGACAGCAATATTAACTTTTTTACCAGTAACAGCCTCCGAAAACATATAGCCTGTGTACCTCAAAATCTGGATTTATTTGCCGGCAATGTAGTTGAAAACATAGCCGTCGGGGAATTTGAGCCAGATATGGAGCGAGTACTGGCAATATGCAAAACATTGGGAATCCTCAACTTTATAGAAAGCTTGCCCCAAGGCTTTGGCACTTATCTGGGAGAAAACGGAGCAAGCTTGTCAGGCGGACAGAAACAACGGTTGGCCATTGCACGGGCTTTGTACAAACAACCCGAAATACTGATAATGGACGAGGCTACCTCCTCACTCGACTCCGAATCAGAAGAGTATGTGCAAAAAACCATCACCAAATTAAAAGCGGACGGTAAAATCATCATGCTTATTGCCCATAGGTTAAGCACCGTAATGGATGCCGATAAAATTGTTGTGCTCGAAAAAGGAAAACTAATTGAAGAAGGGACACACTTTAAACTTTTTGATAGTAAAGGAAAATATTACCGGATGTGGCAAAAGCAGTTCCCAAAGGTTAAGGAATTTGGATTGCGGTAATATATAAAATCATCAATCTGCTATCGCCAATCATCAATCGTTAATCCTTTTAATATACGATTGAAGATTAGGGATGTTTGATTTCAGATTTAAAAACTAACTCTTAAAAAACATAACCATGACAAAACTGACCAGAACTATTGAATTAATGGAACGTATTGATAAGATGATAGCACGAAAGGCAACCGGTTCACCACAAGAACTGGCCGAACGCTTGAATATATCACGAGCCTCGCTTCATAGGGTAATCGATGTAATGAAATTTTTTGGAGCACCTATTGAATACTGCATTTCAAGTCAAAGTTATATTTATACCTGTGAAGTTGCTTTTTACTGTGGCTTTTATGCAAAAAAGCTATCCGGTAAGGAGTTGCAAGCGAATAATGGCGGCTTTATGAAATTCAAAATTTTAACAAATATTAACGTAACGCAGGGTTTCAGTCTCAAAAAATGAGACTGGCATGTTTTAATATTGTATCTGTAACGTTACGGTACCGGGTATTGTTTTTTAGTTGCCGGCATAAATACCCCGATGGACGTCCTTGCAAAACTGTTCCACCGGGGTGCAGGTACAAGAACTGCACAAAATTAATTATTAACTTTTAAAATTTTGTGATGATGAAAAATTTAAATGAAATGGGCGTTCAGGAAATGGATGCAAAAGAAATGAGAGAAGAGAATGGTGGTTTCTTAGGAGCTGCATTATTACTTTTTGGGGCTGGATATGCTATTGGTCGGTGGATTGGTGGTAACCCACTATGGTAATGAAGGTCAAATTTTAAACCTTTTAATAACATTAGAAAATTAAGGTTTGCGAGTTATCCTTTTAAAATAAAAAACTACTGATGGTGGGTTTCCATCTGTATTAATGGCAATAATGTCTATTATTAGTATACATTATTTCCATACTGCTAACTAAATCTCATTATTTTATTTTTAACATTTAATTATTTATATTATGGACGTAAAAGAATATAATCTTTGTGAATTATCTTTAGAAGAAAAGCAAGAAACTGATGGTGGGTTTCCACTATTGTTAATTCCATTTGTAGTTGGTGTATTATGGGGCATTGGAGATGCTATATTTTAGTAACTAATTAACTCCTTAATGTCAAAATAAACAGGTAACTTTTATTTCGACATTAACATTTCTTTAAAAATTGGATTTATAAAAAGTCAACGAAAAATATAACTATGAAAATTTATTTACTATTCATCTATGTTTTTCTTAATACTTATTCTTTTGCTCAATTACCCAAATCAGGAAGAGTGTTTAACTCAAAAACCAACTCTCCCCTCCCATTCGTCAACATCGGCATCAAGGGAACATACAGTGGCACCACAACCAACATCAATGGAGAGTTTTCTATCAACCTACCAAGTAATCCCAAATTCCGGACTTTAGTTTTTAGCTGTATTGGATATGAAAACAAGGAGTACACCGCAAAAGAAGGCGAAAATAACTTATCGATTAAACTTATCCCACATAGTTACGACATAAGTGAAGTAACCATAATGCCGGACAGCACGTTGCGTTCGTTTCTTCGCAAGGCTTACGATAAAATACCCGAAAATTATCCCAATGTACCCACAAAATACGAAGGCTTTTACAGGGCTTCCATCCAAAATCAGGAGGGTGAATATCTTAGGTTTATGGAAGTATTAACAGAGGCTTACAAATCTTCCTACAAAAATAAAGAAGAAGGGACAGTGAAGGTTTTGAAATCCAGAAAGTATCTCTCACCAAATCATATGAATCAGTTTGCCGCTCATTTCTATGGAGGTGTTCATTTATGTCACAGTGTTGATTTTGTAAAAAACAGAACCTTATTTTTATCGGGTAGTAAAAAATATCAATATACTTTACTAGGCTTAGTTAACTATAACAATAGTAAACTTTATCAGATTAAATTTAAACCGGTAAAAGATGATGGCAAGAAAAGTTCCGGATACTTCTATATCGATACAAAAACCTTAGCATATATTAAAATAGAAATCAACAGAACTAAAAAGGAATTAGAACAACGTTCTAAAAGTTTAACACCTTTAATACCCAATGATATTACATCTACTAAAAAATGGTTAAAGGTAAACTATGAAATTGGTGATAGCTATTGTTATTTAAAATCAATCTTTCACAGTGAATCTTATAAAACAAAGGACAGTATTTACTTTACGAGTCCATTAGAATATGTTGTTACAGAAGTACACGATTCTTATGTTGAAAAAATCCCATTCAACAAACAAGTTCCCATAACATATTTACCTGCTATCGAAGCTCAGCCATATTTCAAATCAAATTGGAAATCATTTAACACCTTACCTTCAACTGGAATGTTGGCTCTGGATTCAATTCAGGCCAACAAAATTCTATCCCAAAGAATTAATCAATCATTTTTAGAAAAATACATTGAATTCTACAAAAAAATGGATTTTTCCTTTGGAGTAGGAATATGGTCCAACAAATTAAATCCAAGAAGTTATCAATTAAGCTTTCAAAATTTAAATTTTCGAAAAGAAAAGAATAGCATAAATTATTTTAAAAGCTATTATTTTGATTTTGGTTACAAATTAAACAACAAAAATATTGTTCTGTATCAATGGCACCAACAACTCCAGAAAGATAACTTTATCAAAATCCATAATTTTGGTTACAAAAGGTTAATCCCCCTAAAAACCCTCGGCCGCCAAATAATTGCCAATATAAACGCAGGTTGGGAATGGGAAAAAATAGGTTTCTCATTGGGAACCGCCAAGTCGGAACAGGATTTCAGTTTTGGTGGCAGAAAGTTTAAAAACGAAAAAGTACAGGCCTATGCAGGTTATAAAAGCAATGGCCTTTCCTTAGGTAGCGGTATTGATATCCAGTTGAGCAACGTGTTTCACTTAAGCTTGTCGGGCAGTTATTTTATGCCATCAAAAACGGAAGACATTGTTATTTTACAAGAGCGTTCCGGGTTTTTCCTGGGCAGAAAAAAAGCTCATGAAAAAATATCACACCCGAACGTTCAATATTCTATTGACGGCCAGCCCAGCCTTAAAAGCGGGTTGAAAAACAATAACTGGAGTTTTAGCGTTGGGTTAAAAATGAAGATGTAGGTTTATCCCCCCCGTACCGCACGTGTCCCCATGTGTAGTTTCTACTTAATTACGATCACTCCCTCCAATAAACCAGATTCTCCACTATAGTCTCTTGCTCTACTCTATACATAGTCTTCTGGCTGAAACACTAAACCTTCTTCTACGGCAAAGCTTACAAAATATACCCCTTCTGGATTATGGAATTTATAATTTCGATTCATGAATTATATGATTGGGTTATATTTAC comes from the Saccharicrinis fermentans DSM 9555 = JCM 21142 genome and includes:
- a CDS encoding cysteine peptidase family C39 domain-containing protein, giving the protein MKQRDITDCGAACLASVATHYKLKLPVSRIRQMAGTDKKGTNVLGLIKAAEKMGFTAKGVKGGVDALPKIPLPAIAHVVVKEVLHHYIVIYKVSKEKVEYMDPGDGSIHKQSIEEFNKQWTGVLVLLVPNEDFTSGNEKVSNLKRFAFLLKPHKSILTQSLIGAILYTVLGLSTSIYIQKITDFVLIDQNKNLLNLLSVGMIIILFFQIFIGASKSVLILRTGQKIDAQLILGYYKHLLKLPQRFF
- a CDS encoding peptidase domain-containing ABC transporter, yielding MRVGEIISRINDAVKIRAFINDTAVSLIVNAFIIIFSYTLMFMYSWKLALIMSLILPFYAITYAITNALNKKWERKLMESSADLESQLVESLNSVKTIKQFGLEGFANIKTETRFISLLQTVYKSRINSLFSGNSSEFISRLFTIILLWSGSYFVIDQEIPPGELLSFYALIGYLTGPASSLIGTNKTIQNALIAADRLFEIMDLEREDESNKIELKPDLIGDISFNNIKFSYGTRVEVFNNFDLKIKKGQLTAIIGESGSGKTTLASLLQNLYPLNEGKICIGDSNINFFTSNSLRKHIACVPQNLDLFAGNVVENIAVGEFEPDMERVLAICKTLGILNFIESLPQGFGTYLGENGASLSGGQKQRLAIARALYKQPEILIMDEATSSLDSESEEYVQKTITKLKADGKIIMLIAHRLSTVMDADKIVVLEKGKLIEEGTHFKLFDSKGKYYRMWQKQFPKVKEFGLR
- a CDS encoding HTH domain-containing protein, which codes for MTKLTRTIELMERIDKMIARKATGSPQELAERLNISRASLHRVIDVMKFFGAPIEYCISSQSYIYTCEVAFYCGFYAKKLSGKELQANNGGFMKFKILTNINVTQGFSLKK
- a CDS encoding carboxypeptidase-like regulatory domain-containing protein, whose product is MKIYLLFIYVFLNTYSFAQLPKSGRVFNSKTNSPLPFVNIGIKGTYSGTTTNINGEFSINLPSNPKFRTLVFSCIGYENKEYTAKEGENNLSIKLIPHSYDISEVTIMPDSTLRSFLRKAYDKIPENYPNVPTKYEGFYRASIQNQEGEYLRFMEVLTEAYKSSYKNKEEGTVKVLKSRKYLSPNHMNQFAAHFYGGVHLCHSVDFVKNRTLFLSGSKKYQYTLLGLVNYNNSKLYQIKFKPVKDDGKKSSGYFYIDTKTLAYIKIEINRTKKELEQRSKSLTPLIPNDITSTKKWLKVNYEIGDSYCYLKSIFHSESYKTKDSIYFTSPLEYVVTEVHDSYVEKIPFNKQVPITYLPAIEAQPYFKSNWKSFNTLPSTGMLALDSIQANKILSQRINQSFLEKYIEFYKKMDFSFGVGIWSNKLNPRSYQLSFQNLNFRKEKNSINYFKSYYFDFGYKLNNKNIVLYQWHQQLQKDNFIKIHNFGYKRLIPLKTLGRQIIANINAGWEWEKIGFSLGTAKSEQDFSFGGRKFKNEKVQAYAGYKSNGLSLGSGIDIQLSNVFHLSLSGSYFMPSKTEDIVILQERSGFFLGRKKAHEKISHPNVQYSIDGQPSLKSGLKNNNWSFSVGLKMKM